One genomic segment of Apostichopus japonicus isolate 1M-3 chromosome 23, ASM3797524v1, whole genome shotgun sequence includes these proteins:
- the LOC139964457 gene encoding uncharacterized protein isoform X8, whose amino-acid sequence MVLTACVSPEKYPMIRNEEIKQNTLNHRNAEDKRKHKMMSPGVEVKTTTIRSSDGPVRYAFDLDVDYITERIIAMSFPSGGPEAQYRSNLKDVVNMLKTKHHNKYIIFNLSKRRNDIIKMNDQVLDVGWHDSLAPPLERLCSICKQIETWLKKDSQNVAVLHCKGSRSPIGVVVLAYMNYINITANSETTLDRYAMKRFMEAKTDRHVQPSQFRYEEYFTGLLTGAISINSAPLYLHHIVIHGVPNYDANGGCRPFIRLYQGMQTVYTSGVYTVPEGTTKFVITLDKALPLRGDILVKCYHKKFRSSTRDVVFRCQFHTTAVVEYRLLFGKQDLDDACTDARFPPFTKVEFIFSSTGDSLHNSDYVSHSNFPVDNGDDPLIRWDSYENFSKLVDGLDSEPESPQPNGGNNNNLSPGPHQKYIYVSDGSPYAQVQKTPSFSKPSEPVILQQSHEPQAHHQPPSNTHANGPTRSNPYSTHNGPTAGPSTSNGPTSGPSMKGPQMSGNPVERTPSGRQLDFKEQRELEELLRGIEDTKGLGDVAGENNNQVPGSPQKSPVVESPGNRRIVSVHAELKNAPISMKKSSPIRPIVEEEFENSPRNREQSSPPVLNGGRQHHVEEAITPQQVSSVQSAPPTTDRDRVTASRPVPNNSMNMQPLPNGNVLHDRVQGVPFEHANPTYDYTEKDQGYPKRTVEIEEPMTEVRLKPAQVQLHSLGEKRSESLPPSRSPSNVGNYQPQPLRAQQQKIKFVTQYDDPNASGSSSSHVTSPPLGRPRPSDDGFQWLQRQQDKLKEQKEKDVGPTDRYSNPLQVREPGVQPSYQGGVHQSAPSQADVFNYSPGMSYSSSGLHSPGNSVKSEPINTSSSSRPYIPDNRTWLEQQQTKLRERRQRERLPVDPSHPLQVDTSYSASQLPSQPSSVSSVRSDVSGFSNTPYSQQRQADSMASRRGHLPEPLHMAGGGGQTEAYQQPPPRRGPPTPAYGYDNMSTTPRQGVLSPTSGPLLEPSSHGNHYHLNHHRHHRQNIAPAISQGSYRSPYPSTAGQTGSATNADRHTVTHTSASLCKSGPLQNHSDEETVTKTVQKKKRTILVYPQSVTDSERTQTESQCNLQEITPKPQTVKQTPQVIDTLRHVPTGREQTLNKSFESERYRDISDTYRPQHVMSSHIDQRSLIGQSLEKQQKCENGQQKDGTSISDITMRGNRSSIDSENGKSKEHDSGYSSSATDASSNKSQSPKSSDREGLRGRELDNAHSSQIDSSLSFLHQTSLQFLQNVLSSPRPPQRGNSLEDVANPNRSTSRTIPPGTSSKAGSDGGQSDSETQPSYDWVMHRIRQLRQSSDKDLSTENTGESLRDSPDTNPDQSPLEVELSNFRRENKSTHSDDQSRSAFVNQRSSRPERRQPNTSVRSSSETREYTPRIHQGMIGRNRRDLFTNNDDLLIQEKSMHVHGPVTNTHDSNTQRDMQDTNHRNRPVRSEKLVRVRGNLALTKELDDAMRTLQIWGDRIQALSSLCKDSSKNKGIVDPAAKPLGNHSVDPRPHQDHQTPLQRKSDTLLSRESGKEDNRLFIDESVSRSKGEVEANANNSANVYSPNKYTLDTSLPSKPSSSQPVNRSNSLGGYESDSAIQYKPSKMREDEAESWMQNPGGLPSQESEYWNRIEGLRSPGERSPRDMHSSNESLPNGGTTPKFPVGPNMVRTCIAVVGKPPHGPDEPHPLNPNRETPGNEDLMDASFPRYPEPARKLITNTRPTPAQEPPLRVRQLEPAQFQINEIPSDGRQSHPLEAKVDKVTAQSPQFAESQPWRRTPVSNDNRPLPQNNVHVDVKSLEALLESVSPTETRGGVPDRPTSPWSYNDMGGRGVNGPQYPSSQHRPQEPEIHYAQVDIESTKSRQPSRQPAEPVMYAHIQAKPTNNQQMSQPSLELSQPPSFRYHNHVPAGSQPSYQQQPHNPVEEPISKTQLSPTKVVIEDLPSDRLGQPHRQSPVVGQTTPSSRTMPIDAQVVVENRQQVVNSSPAYVKPSQSLPAVSGQMQPTSTTVYPGQQPTAQLDNPGPHPPSSRSPNAQQVVPHYMQQPQRAVIEQSLPRTPQNVPVQQSPYGSPQHVPRQTALQHTPQQYASPQQYASPQQYASPPQAHISPLQVQPTQQHAPHRVLYTQEIKQETVQSQQYQPRMQLQQQPASPQQQQQPLYQQQQPQQQQQQQQRPVQQQQQQQHLYQREQPQQEQTTYKHRQQHPQLQRLQQQSPGGEPPAISFSEATPPPKHVNQQESPIFQQSVGGEESARSPDLQSLEPTSGPPPVYPTYSDRMKNKPQPLYPTFSDRHRRGHPRIDESFASPPNGNYKTLYDNRSGNRGRGSSGSDGSAVSPGTTSPVRQAVSPAGPSPIQSGRSTPSNFYLMPLTSPYGSNNSLADPNKEHVRFVKDLSSWWYKPHITREDAIHLLRDKQPGTFVVRDSNSFPGAFGLAIKVSQAPVNAPPKKGGDPGNELIRHFLIEPNTRGVRLKGCTNEPIFGSLSALIYQHTLTQLALPCKLVLPDVDPAGGVDSPDAIDPKSAAALLQQGAACSVLYLQCVDMESLTGPSAVREAITRVMNQKDRPKGVKVHFKVSLKGVTLTDSGRKLFFRKHYPVESILYCGMDPGSRKFPRMEGQDSPDAKCFGFVSRKPGSLTDNQCMVFAEHEVEQPASAIVSFVTKVLLGSKQIKTP is encoded by the exons GTCCTTGACGTCGGATGGCACGATTCTCTGGCTCCTCCTCTAGAGAGGCTCTGTAGCATCTGCAAACAAATTGAAACTTGGTTGAAGAAAGATTCTCAGAATGTAGCCGTGTTGCACTGTAAG GGAAGCAGATCTCCCATCGGTGTTGTGGTCTTAGCTTACATGAACTACATCAATATAACTGCAAA TTCCGAGACTACTCTGGACAGATATGCTATGAAGAGGTTCATGGAAGCCAAGACTGACAGACACGTTCAACCGTCGCAGTTCCGTTATGAAGAGTACTTCACTGGACTTCTAACTGGTGCAATTTCCATAAACAGTGCTCCATTGTACCTGCACCATATTGTCATCCACGGAGTTCCAAACTACGATGCTAATGGAG GCTGCAGACCTTTCATTAGGTTGTACCAAGGAATGCAGACAGTGTACACATCCGGTGTATA TACTGTGCCAGAGGGGACAACTAAATTTGTGATTACCTTGGACAAAGCTTTGCCTTTGAGGGGTGACATTTTG GTCAAATGTTACCACAAGAAGTTCAGGTCCAGCACAAGAGATGTTGTCTTTCGTTGTCAGTTTCACACTACAGCGGTGGTAGAATACAGACTCTTGTTTGGAAAACAAGACCTCGATGATGCCTGTACAG ATGCACGTTTCCCACCATTCACAAAGGTGGAGTTCATTTTCTCGTCGACTGGAGATAGCTTGCACAACAGTGATTATGTGTCACACAGTAACTTCCCTGTAGATAACGGAGATGATCCACTTATAAGGTGGGATTCGTACGAAAATTTCAGCAAGTTAGTGGACGGTCTTG ATTCAGAACCTGAAAGTCCTCAGCCTAATGGTGGGAATAATAACAACCTTTCCCCTGGTCCTCATCAGAAGTACATTTATGTCTCTGATGGTAGTCCTTACGCACAGGTCCAAAAGACGCCCTCTTTCAGTAAACCAAGTGAGCCTGTGATCTTACAACAATCTCATGAACCACAAGCTCATCATCAGCCCCCATCGAACACTCATGCTAATGGTCCTACCAGATCAAACCCCTATAGCACCCATAATGGCCCCACTGCTGGGCCTTCTACAAGTAATGGGCCTACCAGTGGACCGTCGATGAAAGGGCCGCAGATGTCCGGTAACCCAGTCGAACGCACGCCTAGCGGGCGACAGCTGGATTTCAAAGAGCAGCGAGAACTGGAGGAGTTACTCCGGGGCATTGAAGACACTAAGGGGTTGGGAGATGTAGCTGGTGAAAACAACAACCAGGTGCCAGGAAGTCCCCAGAAATCACCG GTAGTTGAATCTCCTGGAAACAGAAGAATTGTCAGTGTCCATGCAGAGCTGAAAAATGCACCCATCTCAATGAAGAAATCAAGCCCAATTAGACCCATAGTTGAGGAGGAATTTGAGAATTCTCCGAGGAACAGAGAACAAAGCTCGCCACCAGTTTTAAATGGTGGACGACAGCATCACGTGGAAGAGGCCATAACACCACAGCAAGTCTCGTCAGTGCAAAGTGCACCACCGACAACAGATCGGGATAGAGTGACAGCGAGCAGGCCTGTGCCAAATAACTCAATGAATATGCAACCCTTGCCAAATGGAAACGTGTTACATGACAGAGTTCAGGGTGTCCCCTTTGAACATGCTAATCCTACTTACGATTACACCGAGAAGGATCAGGGTTATCCCAAAAGGACGGTAGAAATAGAGGAACCAATGACAGAAGTGAGGCTGAAACCAGCCCAGGTGCAGTTGCATTCACTCGGAGAAAAGAGGAGTGAGAGTTTACCTCCCTCGAGGTCCCCGTCAAATGTCGGCAACTATCAACCTCAACCCCTCAGAGCTCAACAGCAAAAGATCAAATTTGTCACACAGTACGATGATCCTAATGCGAGCGGGTCGTCATCCAGTCATGTGACCAGTCCACCACTTGGCCGACCCAGGCCATCCGACGATGGTTTCCAGTGGCTCCAGAGACAGCAAGACAAGTTGAAAGAGCAGAAAGAGAAGGACGTAGGGCCAACCGATCGCTATAGCAACCCTCTTCAGGTTAGAGAGCCTGGTGTTCAACCTTCTTATCAGGGCGGTGTCCATCAGAGTGCACCATCACAAGCAGACGTATTCAATTATAGCCCTGGTATGTCATACTCGTCTAGCGGGCTTCATTCACCAGGAAACAGTGTCAAGTCAGAGCCAATCAACACCTCCTCATCCAGCAGACCGTACATCCCCGACAACCGGACCTGGCTCGAGCAGCAACAGACGAAGCTGCGAGAGAGGAGGCAACGGGAGAGGTTGCCAGTAGATCCGTCACACCCACTTCAAGTAGACACAAGCTACAGTGCCTCACAACTTCCTTCCCAACCATCGTCAGTCTCCTCGGTGAGAAGTGACGTGTCAGGCTTCAGCAACACACCGTACTCACAACAAAGACAAGCTGACAGTATGGCATCCAGAAGAGGTCATCTGCCTGAACCACTCCACATGGCAGGAGGAGGAGGCCAAACAGAAGCGTATCAGCAACCACCCCCACGAAGAGGGCCTCCAACCCCAGCTTACGGCTATGACAATATGAGTACGACCCCACGTCAAGGTGTGTTGTCACCTACCTCTGGACCGCTCCTGGAACCAAG CTCCCATGGTAATCATTATCATCTTAatcaccatcgtcatcatcgtcaaaATATTGCTCCCGCTATAAGTCAAGGAAGCTACCGGTCCCCCTACCCCTCGACTGCCGGACAAACTGGGTCGGCCACAAATGCAGACAGACACACCGTCACTCACACTTCAGCTTCGCTTTGTAAATCTGGTCCTCTGCAAAACCACAGCGATGAAGAAACAGTAACGAAAACTGTTcagaagaaaaagagaacaaTACTTGTTTATCCTCAGTCCGTAACGGATTCTGAGAGAACCCAAACCGAGAGCCAATGTAATCTCCAGGAAATAACccccaaaccacaaacagtTAAGCAAACTCCCCAAGTGATTGATACACTCCGTCATGTTCCCACTGGAAGAGAGCAAACCCTTAACAAGAGTTTTGAGTCAGAGAGATACCGAGACATTTCGGATACTTACAGACCCCAGCATGTCATGTCCTCCCATATCGATCAAAGGTCACTAATTGGACAGTCCCTTGAAAAGcaacaaaaatgtgaaaatgggCAGCAAAAAGATGGCACGTCCATCTCCGATATAACGATGAGGGGGAATCGTAGCTCAATTGATTCTGAGAATGGCAAAAGTAAAGAGCATGACTCTGGTTACTCATCATCGGCTACCGATGCGTCTTCAAACAAATCGCAGAGTCCTAAAAGCAGCGACAGGGAGGGATTAAGAGGCAGGGAATTAGATAATGCACATTCATCTCAAATTGACAGTTCTTTGAGTTTCTTACATCAGACTTCGCttcaatttttgcaaaatgtcCTCTCTAGCCCAAGACCACCTCAAAGAGGTAATAGTCTAGAAGATGTTGCCAACCCAAATCGTTCTACCTCGAGAACCATCCCTCCCGGGACCTCCTCTAAGGCCGGCAGTGATGGTGGTCAGAGTGATTCTGAAACACAGCCATCGTATGATTGGGTCATGCATAGAATAAGACAACTGAGACAATCCTCAGACAAAGATCTTAGTACTGAAAATACTGGTGAAAGTCTAAGGGATTCTCCCGATACTAACCCAGACCAAAGCCCATTAGAAGTAGAGTTATCTAATTTTAGGAGGGAAAACAAATCCACACATAGTGATGATCAGAGTAGGTCTGCATTTGTGAACCAGAGAAGCTCTCGCCCAGAACGAAGGCAACCAAATACCTCCGTGCGATCTAGTTCCGAGACAAGGGAATATACCCCGAGAATTCACCAGGGTATGATTGGCCGAAACCGGAGAGATCTGTTCACGAATAACGATGACCTTTTGATTCAGGAAAAATCCATGCATGTTCATGGTCCAGTCACTAATACGCATGATTCTAACACACAACGTGACATGCAAGATACTAACCATAGAAACAGACCCGTACGATCTGAAAAATTGGTACGGGTCCGGGGGAATTTAGCTCTGACAAAGGAGTTAGATGATGCCATGAGAACGTTACAGATTTGGGGGGATAGAATACAGGCCTTATCATCTCTGTGCAAAGACTCTTCTAAAAATAAAGGGATTGTAGATCCTGCTGCTAAACCATTAGGGAATCATTCTGTTGACCCTAGACCCCATCAGGACCACCAAACGCCTCTGCAAAGGAAGTCTGATACGCTGCTGAGCAGAGAGTCAGGGAAGGAGGATAACAGGCTCTTCATCGATGAATCTGTCTCAAGATCCAAAGGAGAAGTAGAGGCTAATGCAAACAATAGTGCCAATG TTTACAGTCCGAATAAGTATACCTTGGATACAAGCTTACCATCCAAGCCCAGTAGCTCACAGCCTGTCAATAGGAGTAACTCCCTTGGTGGTTACGAGTCTGACTCAGCCATTCAGTACAAACCAAGTAAAATGCGAGAAGACGAGGCTGAATCGTGGATGCAGAACCCTGGTGGACTACCTTCGCAG GAAAGTGAGTACTGGAACAGAATTGAGGGTCTACGATCTCCCGGTGAGAGGTCTCCCAGAGATATGCACTCATCCAACGAAAGTTTGCCAAACGGTGGTACCACTCCCAAGTTTCCTGTTGGCCCCAACATGGTCCGAACTTGCATTGCAGTCGTTGGGAAACCCCCTCATG GTCCTGATGAGCCTCACCCACTCAACCCGAATAGGGAAACACCTGGTAATGAGGACCTAATGGATGCCTCGTTTCCGAGATACCCCGAGCCAGCCAGGAAACTTATTACTAATACCAGACCTACACCTGCTCAGGAGCCACCTCTTCGGGTTCGTCAGTTAGAACCAGCTCAGTTTCAGATCAATGAGATTCCATCTGATGGAAGGCAGTCACACCCATTGGAAGCAAAGGTTGATAAAGTTACTGCCCAATCTCCTCAGTTTGCTGAGAGTCAACCATGGAGGAGGACTCCTGTCAGTAATGACAACAGACCATTGCCACAAAATAATGTACATGTTGATGTGAAATCTTTGGAGGCACTTTTGGAGAGTGTGTCACCCACAGAGACCAGAGGGGGAGTGCCAGACAGGCCAACCAGCCCTTGGTCTTATAATGATATGGGTGGGAGGGGAGTTAATGGACCTCAATATCCCTCTAGTCAGCACAGACCTCAAGAGCCCGAGATTCACTATGCACAAGTTGACATTGAGTCGACAAAATCTAGACAACCAAGTCGACAGCCAGCTGAACCCGTCATGTATGCCCACATCCAGGCCAAACCGACGAATAATCAGCAGATGTCACAGCCATCATTAGAACTTTCACAGCCTCCCTCATTTAGGTATCACAACCATGTACCAGCGGGTTCCCAGCCATCCTACCAACAACAGCCACATAACCCAGTAGAGGAACCAATCTCCAAAACTCAACTGTCACCTACCAAGGTGGTCATTGAGGACTTGCCATCAGACAGATTGGGTCAGCCTCACCGCCAATCGCCCGTAGTTGGTCAGACGACACCATCTTCTCGTACAATGCCCATTGATGCCCAAGTTGTGGTTGAAAACAGACAACAAGTGGTGAACTCTTCTCCTGCTTATGTCAAGCCATCACAGTCCCTACCTGCTGTATCAGGACAGATGCAACCAACATCAACAACTGTTTACCCAGGTCAACAACCAACAGCACAGCTTGATAACCCTGGGCCACATCCACCATCAAGTCGATCACCAAATGCTCAACAAGTCGTACCACACTACATGCAACAGCCGCAGCGTGCCGTCATAGAGCAGTCTCTTCCCCGGACACCTCAAAATGTGCCTGTGCAGCAGTCACCGTATGGTTCCCCTCAACATGTGCCCAGGCAGACAGCTCTCCAGCACACCCCTCAACAGTATGCCTCCCCTCAACAGTATGCCTCTCCTCAACAGTATGCCTCTCCTCCTCAAGCACATATTTCACCATTGCAAGTACAACCGACACAACAACATGCACCTCATAGGGTGCTGTATACTCAGGAGATCAAACAAGAGACAGTGCAGTCGCAACAGTATCAGCCTAGGATGCAACTACAACAGCAACCAGCATCTCCtcaacagcagcagcagccaTTGTACCAGCAGCAACAACctcaacagcagcaacaacaacaacagagaCCTgtacagcaacaacaacagcaacagcaTTTATATCAACGAGAACAGCCACAACAAGAGCAGACAACATACAAACATCGGCAGCAACATCCTCAGTTGCAACGACTTCAGCAACAGAGTCCAGGAGGCGAACCGCCTGCTATTAGTTTCTCTGAGGCCACGCCCCCTCCAAAACACGTCAACCAACAGGAGTCTCCCATTTTCCAGCAGAGTGTGGGAGGGGAGGAATCAGCTAGGTCACCAGATCTCCAGAGTCTGGAACCGACAAGTGGACCTCCACCAGTGTATCCTACCTACAGTGATCGTATGAAGAACAAGCCACAACCTCTCTATCCCACTTTCAGTGACAGACACAGGAGAGGCCATCCACGGATAGACGAGTCGTTCGCTAGCCCACCAAACGGGAATTACAAAACACTGTATGACAACAGGAGTGGTAATAGAGGAAGGGGTTCTTCAGGAAG TGACGGTTCTGCAGTTTCACCTGGTACTACAAGCCCAGTAAGACAGGCTGTGTCCCCTGCTGGCCCATCACCGATACAGAGTGGTCGTAGCACACCCTCTAACTTCTATCTCATGCCCCTCACTTCACCGTATGGAAGCAACAACTCTCTAGCAG ATCCAAACAAGGAACATGTGAGGTTTGTGAAAGATTTGTCGTCATGGTGGTACAAGCCACACATCACTAGAGAAGATG CTATACACCTGTTGCGTGATAAACAACCCGGTACGTTTGTGGTGAGGGATAGCAATTCTTTCCCAGGAGCATTTGGACTGGCTATCAAAGTTTCCCAAGCTCCAGTTAATGCACCTCCGAAAAAAG GTGGAGATCCAGGGAATGAGCTGATCAGACACTTTTTGATTGAACCGAACACGAGAGGTGTAAGATTGAAAGGCTGTACCAACGAACCAATCTTTGGCAGTCTTTCTGCATTGATTTACCAACACACCCTCACTCAGCTTGCCTTACCGTGTAAACTAGTCCTGCCTGATGTTG ATCCAGCTGGAGGAGTTGACTCCCCGGATGCCATTGACCCTAAATCAGCTGCAGCATTGCTTCAGCAAGGAGCTG CATGCAGTGTGCTGTATCTTCAGTGTGTGGACATGGAATCACTGACCGGCCCAAGTGCAGTAAGGGAGGCCATAACGAGGGTCATGAATCAGAAGGATAGGCCAAAAGGGGTCAAAGTTCACTTTAAAGTTTCTCTGAAAGGTGTGACCCTGACAGACAGTGGGAGGAA ACTATTTTTCCGTAAGCATTACCCAGTGGAGTCCATCTTGTACTGTGGAATGGATCCCGGTTCCAGAAA